DNA sequence from the Nitrososphaerota archaeon genome:
GCTACTGGCTCTACCTCGCCGGTGGCGTCCTTGCGGTGCTGAGCTTCTTCGTTCCCGGCGGGACTGCGAACGCAGGGTGGACAACCTACCAGCCCCTGGCCGTGCTCACCCCCGGCACCGGGCCAACCCTCGCCTACCTCGGCATGGTCCTCCTCGCCGCTTCGGTCACCCTCGGCAGCGTCAACTTCCTCGTCTCGATTATCTGGCTCAGGGCCCCGGGAATGACCCTGTCCAAGCTGCCCATGTTCACCTGGTTCATGCTCTTCACGATAATCGCCATGCTCTTCGCATTCCCCACCCTTATCGCGGCCTTCGTTCTCGCTTCCTCGGACAGAATCCTGGGGACGGTCTTCTTCACATCTACGGGCATACAGCCTTCGATCCTCTGGGACAACCTGTTCTGGTTCTTCGGCCACCCTGAGGTCTACATCGTGCTCCTCCCCGGCTTCGGGATAATCGCCAACATCCTCCCCTCGTTCACCGGCCGCCCCCTCGCTGCGAAGAACGCAATCCTGATCGCAACGGGTCTGATCGTTATCCCTCTGAGCTTCGGAGTCTGGATGCACCACATGTTCCTCACAGGCATCCCCGTGGCCTTGCAGGGAGCCTTCAGCGTGGCCACCATAGCCATCTCGATACCCTTCGACGTGATCACCCTCTCCTTCATCGAGTCCCTCATCCGCGGCAGGGTGAAGTTCGCCACCCCCATGCTCTTCGCTCTGGGGGCGATCATCCTCTTCATCATCGGGGGAATCACGGGCGTCTTCCTCTCTTCGCCGGTCCTCGACAGGGCCTTCAGAGGGTCATACTTCGTCGTGGCCCACTTCCACTACGTCATGGTCGGCGCAGCGATCTTCGGGATCATCGCCGGCATCTACTACTGGCTCCCCCGGATGACCGGCAAGATGTACAACGAAAGGCTCGGCAAGGTCCACTTCCTCATCTCCTTCGTGGGGTTCAACATCCTGTACTTCCCGATGAACCTGCTCGTCGACATGCCTCGGAGGATTTTCACCTACCAGAACGTCAGCGACTGGGCGACCCTGAACGGGATCGCCTCGGTGGGCGCGTTCATCTTCGCCGGGGCCCAGATTCTCCTGGCCTACAATCTCCTCTTCACCTGGTACCGGGGCCCCATAGCTCCGGCGAACCCCTGGGGCTCCCCCGACCTGGAATGGACTTCGCAGGCCGAAGGAATCGCCCCGGCCGTAGAGTCCGGGGCCACACCGCCTGTCGGAGGCTGGATCGGGCAGCTCGCGGCCGCACCTTCTCCCGCAGCCGAAGCGCACGGTCACTACGCTCACCTGAGCTCGAGGCCAATCCAGATATCCCTTGGAGCCATGCTCTTCCTAATCGGAGCCGCCTTCTATCCGGACATCCTGGGGCTGGGCCTCCTTGGCCTGGGGGGGATCGTAGTGGTCTATTCCTTCTACGGCTGGGCCCGGGACGACCTCCGCGGCAGGTTCCAGATTCCCCCTGAGCCAGAGGGGGACCGCTGGCCCTTCTCTGCCGTCCCCAAGATGAAGCTGGGCATGTGGGTCTTCCTCTCATCGGAGGTCGTGCTCTTCGGGAGTTTCCTCGGAGCCTACATCTTCATCCGAGCTGCGTCCGGCATCTGGCCCATCGCAGGGAGCATCCACGAAGTCCCCCTCGGCACCTTCAACACTCTGGTGCTCGTGACCAGCGGCCTGACCATGTTCATGTCGCTTCAGGCCATACGAAACGGGGACCAGCGCGGGTCCATCAGCTGGATGGCAGTCACATTCGTCCTCGGGGCGGTGTTCATGGGCGTAAAGGTCTCTGAATGGACCAACCTCGGGGCCACCGGCTTCGCCCTGACCTCCGCCAACCCCGGGATAGGCCTCGCAGCCAGCGCCTACTACATAATCGTCGGCCTCCACGGCGCCCACGTGACCGCGGGGCTCCTGATGATGGTCTACCTGATGAAAAAGTCCGCGAGCGGCTTCTACACCAAAGACTCCCATGAGGCGATCGAGAACTTCGGGCTCTACTGGGCCTTCGTCGACATCGTCTGGTGCTTCGTCTTCCCGCTCTTCTACCTCCTGTGAGATTGAGAAAATGAGAACCTGGGTCGCGTTCGGAGTCTGGGCGTACATGATGGCGGCCGTGCTGGCAGAGGTGGAGACGTTCTACCTGATCGGCAGCTTCTCCACCGTCGCTGCGATCGTCCTGATCCTCGCCGCAAGCCAGGCGGTGGCGATCGTCACGTTTTACATGAACCTGAAGGACGAGCCAGGCTCCCTCCGGCTCTTCGCGCTAATCCCCATCATGTTCCTCGCGGCCCTCGTAATCGCCATGCTGGCGTCCCTAGGGTGAGCTAGATGGAGACAGAAGAGCCGACCAAGCCGGGCAATGGATTCCTGTGGGCCCTTGGCATAGTAGCCATCCTGCTGGGTGCGCTCGTCGCTGCCGAGCTGGCCATCCCGCTCCAGCCGGGGCTCGGTGCGGGGGGCGCTTGCCCCTCAGTGTCCTCCTGCGTCGCCATGCCTCCGAACGCTGCGTCGGCCGGGTTTTCGTCGGACAACATCACGGTCATCGTGGGGGTCAACAACACGGTCATCTGGACGAACCAGGACACCGTGGCCCACACCGTGGTCTCGACTCAGGTCCCCCAGGGGGCCTCCACCTTCGCATCGGTCGTCCTTGCCAAGGGGGACACCTTCAGCCAGTCCTTCACGACCCCGGGGGTCTACAGCTACGAGTGCAGCATCCATCCGCTCACGATGAAGGGGACGGTCGTCGTCAAGCCCGCCTAGCCCCTTACCGCAACTTATTTACCCACGGACGCCGCGCTCCGCCCTAGCTCTCCCCCTTGGACAACAAAGAAGAGCCGAACGTCTTCCCCGGAAACTGGGACATAGTGTCGGAGACGCTCCTCAAGACCTACGAACTCTGGTTCCCCCAGAACTGGAGCCCGGTCGACCTTCCCTGGGAGGAGTGCGACGCCAAGAACTTCTCCTCCGACGAGGCAGTCGCCCAGGCGTACTGGCTCTCCAAGCTGGCGCTCTTCGAGAAGTCTGGAATCGGCGCCTTCGGCATGGCAGCCGTCCAGGCAGCCACCCACGGCTACGAGGACCCGACGAAGAAGTTCCTCTCCGCGGTGGCCTTCGACGAATGCAGACACGACGAGGTCTGCAGGCGCGCCTGCGCCCGGGTCTGCCCCAACTTCCCCTACAGGTTCAAGCCCCAGAACACCCTCGAGGCCAAGGCCCACGCCAACATCATGGCTCTCTATGACAACGGCAAGAGGTACTGGAGCGCGTTCAACCAGGCCTGGGGCAAGTACCCTCTCGAGCTCATATTCTCCAGCTTCTTCTTCGCAGAGATCGGCGCCCAGCTCATCTTCAAGGAAGTGGGCGAACGGTCGTCGAACAAGGTCTACGCCTCCGCCTTCAGGAACATAACCAGGGACGAATCGAGGCATCTCACGGGAACCCTGGCCATGCTCGAGAGGGTGGCCGAACGCATGACCGATGAGCAGAAGCTGATGGTCTCGCGCCAGCTCAAGCACGGCTTCATCTACCTCTCCCCACTGCTCTTCAAGCCCATGACCGACTTTTGGAAGCTCCCCAACGACTTCTTCGAGTACGACCAGAAGCTCGAGTACCTTGCCGCCAAGTCCGGACTGGGCGTCCCCAAGGTCGAGGACCGGAGCGACGCCTGGATGAAGGCGATAACCCGGCACAGGTCGAAGATCGAGGAGCTTGGAATCCCGGTCCCGGAGATCAAGGAGATCGGCGTGGCGGGGCTGGAAGTCAGCGTGAAAAAGGGGGACGAGATCATCGCTACGCCGCTCTAGTCGCCGACCCCTTCCTTCAAGGCCAGCAGCGGGACCGTGAAGAGGAGCGCGAGGAGCGCGCCCCCCAACCAGGCATAGGAGTACCCGGAGACCCCGACCAGATAGGCGAAGACCAGTGGCGGCCAGAACGAGCCGAAGAGCCCGATGCAGTTGACCCAGGCTATCGCAAGCGAATCGTACTCCGGGCCCGCCCGGTTGATGTCTCTGGCGGCGGCGAAGGCCACGGTGAAGCTGATGCTCGCGGCGATCCCCAACGCTACGGTGCATACCAAGGCGGCGAGGATGCTCGGCACCGAGCAGACGACGAGCGCCGCCACCACTCCCAGATTGCCAAGGAGCATTAGCAGCCTGGGCCTCGGGAGCCTATCGTAGACCCTCCCTCCCCAGAGCGTGGAGAAGATTGCGACTGCGAAGACCATCCCACCGACCAGCCCCGCCACAGCGGGCTGCACGCCTAGAGAATTGACCAAGTAGTAGA
Encoded proteins:
- a CDS encoding cbb3-type cytochrome c oxidase subunit I is translated as MVSWLNRWLYTTNHKDVGMLYFFTSLYFGFVGAILALLMRVQLSVPNNNFLSAVYYNQALTMHGLIMIFWFLSPVALGLANYFVPLQIGADDLAFPRLNAMSYWLYLAGGVLAVLSFFVPGGTANAGWTTYQPLAVLTPGTGPTLAYLGMVLLAASVTLGSVNFLVSIIWLRAPGMTLSKLPMFTWFMLFTIIAMLFAFPTLIAAFVLASSDRILGTVFFTSTGIQPSILWDNLFWFFGHPEVYIVLLPGFGIIANILPSFTGRPLAAKNAILIATGLIVIPLSFGVWMHHMFLTGIPVALQGAFSVATIAISIPFDVITLSFIESLIRGRVKFATPMLFALGAIILFIIGGITGVFLSSPVLDRAFRGSYFVVAHFHYVMVGAAIFGIIAGIYYWLPRMTGKMYNERLGKVHFLISFVGFNILYFPMNLLVDMPRRIFTYQNVSDWATLNGIASVGAFIFAGAQILLAYNLLFTWYRGPIAPANPWGSPDLEWTSQAEGIAPAVESGATPPVGGWIGQLAAAPSPAAEAHGHYAHLSSRPIQISLGAMLFLIGAAFYPDILGLGLLGLGGIVVVYSFYGWARDDLRGRFQIPPEPEGDRWPFSAVPKMKLGMWVFLSSEVVLFGSFLGAYIFIRAASGIWPIAGSIHEVPLGTFNTLVLVTSGLTMFMSLQAIRNGDQRGSISWMAVTFVLGAVFMGVKVSEWTNLGATGFALTSANPGIGLAASAYYIIVGLHGAHVTAGLLMMVYLMKKSASGFYTKDSHEAIENFGLYWAFVDIVWCFVFPLFYLL
- a CDS encoding cupredoxin domain-containing protein encodes the protein METEEPTKPGNGFLWALGIVAILLGALVAAELAIPLQPGLGAGGACPSVSSCVAMPPNAASAGFSSDNITVIVGVNNTVIWTNQDTVAHTVVSTQVPQGASTFASVVLAKGDTFSQSFTTPGVYSYECSIHPLTMKGTVVVKPA
- a CDS encoding cytochrome C oxidase subunit IV family protein, with the protein product MRTWVAFGVWAYMMAAVLAEVETFYLIGSFSTVAAIVLILAASQAVAIVTFYMNLKDEPGSLRLFALIPIMFLAALVIAMLASLG